Genomic DNA from Acidimicrobiales bacterium:
CGAAGGAGATCGCTTCCGCCGAATCGTTCCAGACTGCGACATCGGCGTATCGCATGTCGTTCGTCGGCACACTGACTTGACCGATGCCGCACGCAAACATCTTGGGCCGGCTGTACCACGTGAGATAGCCAGCGAGCGGAGGCCACGTGTTGGTCTTGACGACGAACTCCTCCGATTCGCTGAACGCGATCATCACCGCACCACGGCTGTAGCCACCGTTCAAGGAACTCGTCCAATGGTCCCATCCAGCGGGGTCGGGGTCACGATCCATCACATTTCGATAGACGAGACGGACGAACTCGCGGTTGTCGAGTCGCCCGTAGGTCTGCACGAACTCGTCGGAGACCTCGAAGCTCGCAGAAATCGTCTCGAGATTCGTCGACCGGTCTTTGTAGGTTCGGAGCCAGTAGTCCCATCCGCCGGGGTCGGGTTCTCGCCCGAAATAGGCGGCGTAGAGCCGGTAGACGGAGTCGGTCAGCTCTGGACAGGCGGACGCGTAGAGCGCCGAGGAAGTCGCATCCTGGCTGACGGCAAGCGCAAT
This window encodes:
- a CDS encoding DUF4214 domain-containing protein, whose amino-acid sequence is MRHRPAAQALFAVVLFVSVVSRGASGAEPADSNDGTSTSHIALAVSQDATSSALYASACPELTDSVYRLYAAYFGREPDPGGWDYWLRTYKDRSTNLETISASFEVSDEFVQTYGRLDNREFVRLVYRNVMDRDPDPAGWDHWTSSLNGGYSRGAVMIAFSESEEFVVKTNTWPPLAGYLTWYSRPKMFACGIGQVSVPTNDMRYADVAVWNDSAEAISFEIDYWPVGSAPGTGPITLQPNEYYFEWNVEHDPRVVFDIEINVPIDNDKVFWTVMRYDSMHSATRHPYDQP